The genomic stretch GGGAGGCGTCTGGGGGTAAACTCCCCTGGCAACTTGCTAAAGGGCACTGCCTACTGTACCCGTGGGATCTCAGGTGCAGAAGGGAGGGCAGAGTGCACCGTGTGCCCATACACATGTGTGTTGTTGGGGAGGGAGGATGCATAGgcagtgtgtgtgctgtgtgtatagACACGTGTGTCCATCCACCCTCGTGTGTTTGCATTTGCTATTCAGGTATGTGCTGGGacaggagcaggggcaggcatGCCATCCGATGCGTGCAGCAGCATCCACACATGCGTGCATGTGCCTGTGGGCATGGAGGAGGGGCTTTGATGGGGAGTGGGAAGCAGGTCCTAGAGCATGTCATGTGCCTATTACTTTGGTGATAGTTATCTTTTCCTATAACAGCCCCTCTGTCATCTAGAAAAGTCCTGTCGCGCTCAAGTGATACCATGTCTGCGGTGTTCCATTCATTTTCCTTCTAAAATGCTGGACCATAGGTGATGGTACTcggtttttaaatgtatttagaatgtgtgtgcatgcatgcatgcatgcatgcgtgtgtgtgtgtgtgtgtgagagagagagagagagagagagagagagagagagagagactgccgaAGGATTTCCTCTCCACAGGAAAACCTTGGGTCCATCCTAGATGGAGACTTCAGCTAAGGAAAATCAGAGTGGAGCCGGCCCGGCAGCCCTCCAAGCAAGGAGTAGGGAAAAGACATGCCTGCCGGcgtcacccccacccacccccaggcccccacATCAGGCAGGCTAAACATGCGGAGGCTTCTGTCTCCAGGGCTGGAGAGAGGCGCCCGCCCTCGTTAAAACTCAGATAAACAGTTTATCAGGAGATGAATGAGCCACCGGGCTCCAGAGACGTCTCCCCTTCCCCAGCGTGGAGCCAgatggggagggggtgctggcGGAGCAGGAGCCAGactggggaagggaaggggctgtcagggctgggacaagccagCCGGGACTCCTTTCCTCCTTTGGTCTTAAACTTGGTCTCTATTTAGGGAATGGTATTTCCCATTTATTTACCTGTTCTCCCACCCCAGCCCATACCTTGGTCTTACCCTCCCCCTTCTTCTCCTATCTTCCCCTAGTTCAAACTTTGTTCTTGTAACTAGAACCCCATCACCcccggggacacacacacacacacacacacaatcgtAATGTATTGTGTGTGAAGCCTCGCTCACTGTGAGGTCTGACCTGGCTAAGGCTCCTGAATCCCCAGGAGGTGGCCGGTTCACTCTCCCCTCCTACTGGGGGTCATTAGGGAGGTGACAAGCCTCCTTGCTGACCCTTCTCCCTTTACTAAGTTGAGCCAAGCCCCAAAGGCCAATGTTTCTCACTGGGAGAAAGCCCATCAGAGTCTACATTTATGGGACGGGAGATGTGCTCAGAATCAGGGCATGACGTTCTTACTCCTGGGCTGCTATTGGATGTGTAAGATAGCAGGTCTCCCTGGTGCTCAGGTCTCTTGAGTTCCTGGTGTCAGATCCCTGGGGAAGTAAAGTGACTCTctgaaggtcacacagctggtgggTTACAAGTGTCCTCCCATCAAACCTCAGGCCTTTGGCACATCCCTCACAGTTGCCTTTATGCTTTATTTCCAGGGCCAAGGAAGCAAGAAGATTGGTGAATTATTCTTGGAATCTTGATGGAAAGATGAAGAGGTGCATAAAAGTGCCCCCAGGCCCCTCTTGCTTTGACCTGTAGGTCTGAAGCCTTGGTTTCAATTTTCCTTGCCTGGAGCAGTTTACAGGGACAGAAGCCTGGGATGGGGACAGCCAAGGATGGACCATTAGACTCTCCTGCACTTGCTCCCATGCCCAGCAAGCCCAAGGCCACAGCCAGTCCTCACTGATGTCCAGATGCCCCCAGGGCAAGGCCGACTCAGAGAGCTGAGCTCACACCCACTTCTCCCTTGGCCCATCTCCCATGCCACGGCTTCCTTTGGAAGAAGTGCAACTCTCCTTGTCCTGCCGGTCAAGCTCCCTCTTCAAAAGAGCCACAGAAGCACAGCGAGGCATTGGTTACAGAGTCTCCCAAGCAATTCCAGTCCTTCTTCCTGAAACCCCTAAAGGCCAGCAGCCACCAAGAACAGCTCCACACATGCATGGAGTGCTTGGAAAGCAGACCCAAAGGCACGCAGCTGATGTCATCAGCACCCTGACCCCTTCCAGCCTCTCCTGCTCAAACCTGGGTTGGTTGGCCAGCTGGGGGCGCTGAGCTTTTCCAAAGCCCTGATGTTTGCAGAAAGAGTACTGTCCACTACAAGCTCTGCCCCAGATACTACAGCAGGCTATGCATTATTCACCTCCTCTATACAGCAAGAGGTGTGTGGCATCCCCACttacagaggagaaaatggaAACTTGCAGTGGTTAGCACATGAGTACGAAGAAGGCAacacagcagggccaggactccaacctaaATCCACCTGGCCCAAAAGCCAtgtttgttggggccagcattgtggctcagcaggttaagccacccaccacccacaacaccagcaccccatatcggagggctggttcacgtcctggctgctccactttccatccagctccctcctaatgcacctgggaaggctgacGATGACCCAAATGACTGGGCGCcggccacacatgtgggagaccgagatggagttcttggctcctgacttgggcatGGCCCAaagccccggctattgcagccatttgggaaatgagtcagtggatggaaggtctgtctctatcctgtctctcttcccttctgcccttcaaataaataaatctttaaaaaaagaaaaaagatcatcTTGGTGCTGTCCTTTCCCTGCCCATGACCTTTGCTCCTGCACTCCCCACCCGCCTGGCCCCTCTGTGCCACTCACGCAGTGTGCACACTCAGCCTAAGCCTCAGATCTCCCTCTGCCCGACTGCGATAAGCACACAGATCCCTTTCCTTCATCAAACTCAGCTACAGCTCAGTTCTCCCATTCTGCTCTTAGCCATCTGAGCCTCTGATACCAGCGTCCCCAGATTCACTGGGCACCCAGTGCATGGGTCACCCCCCAGGGGACACACAGTGGGGGACCACATGCTCCCCAAGACTGGCATATTAGAACTGTACTGTGAAAAGGGCTAGATGTGGTTTGAAAACACTAGAGCTGATATAAttcctttgacttcttttttgttCATCATGGTGCATTGCAGAATTTCAAACAACATTCAAAGAGCATGAAATAGTCACAGTTATCAAAAGGGGACACGGGTTTAAAGGGTGTGGAAACATTGGCCAGCAATATCACAGGAATGCATAAATAGGTTCCTATGTGCCCTTAAcactgtcttcattttcttttcttttcttttttttaagatttatttatttatttatttgaaaggcagagttacagagaggcagaggcagagagagagagaggtcttccaccagctggttcactccccagatggtttcagtggccggagctgagctgatccgaagccaggagccaggagcttcttctaggtttcccacacaggtgcaggggcccaaggacttgggccatcttctactgctttcccaggctatagcggagagctggatcagaagtggagcagccgggacttgaaccggcgcccatatgggatgccagcactgcaggcggcagcttttctcgctaggccacagtgtcagccccaccttCATTCTCTTGCCGTATCATCCCTCATGGGACTGAAACAGTCCTCAGGAGTGGAAGTCAAGTTCTCATTCTTGAGTCTCCTTTGTGTCGTCCCCTCAGTCTTCACAAACAGGTCGCCCATCCAGTCTCCAACACAGCTCCTTACGGCTTTCCTGGCTCAGTCAGATCTCCCCAGCCTAAATCAAGGACTAAAGGTTCTGCGTTGTTcttgaaacaaacaacaaaaatcagtactgggaagagaagagggaggctGATGGAACAGAAAACAGCGCAATAAAATGTCACGGATAGGAAGCACCCTGTCTCAGGAGGGCTGGGCTACGCGGTAGCCATTGAAAACTCTTCCCTGGAAAATtcccccttttatttatttatttatttatttattttttaagttaactcAAAGCTGGGCCAAAACTGTTCAGGAACATTTCATCTCCGCAAGAAAACAGCACCTGGACCACGCCCACGCGGCACATCAGAAAGCGCCCAGTATGACTGTGTGTCAGGTTGCCAATCAGGCGTTATTTCAGAATCAGCCCGACTCGAGGAACCAGTAAGCTGTGCCTGTCTCCAGGATTCCCCAAAGCAAGAGCTCCTGTGGGGGGCAGGACCCTGGGAAGGGACTTCTAGTGGCAGCCTGGCTGGGTGGGGTTGAGGGGAACACTTTGGCCGCACTGCCCAACTGCTACACTGGCCAACGAAGTGCTTGTATGAGGATGGAGGGGAGGTGCAGGTTGAAAGGAAGAGTCAGCTCTTTGGGGGAGAGGAGGTGGAGTGACATGGCTGCCACCTTGGGACCCCCTGCCTCCCGCTCCAGGGACTACTGGTGAACGCGCAGATCGTCCACTCCAAGCTCCTTTTCTCCAGCTTTTTCCATGCTCCAGTCGCCACAAAGCGAACTGGGTTCCGGTTTAGAAGCTTAGATTCAGTTCCTCATCCCGGGAAAGTTAACTGGAGGGGTCGGGCCAGTGCCCAGTGCTCGCTCGACAGAAACAGCTCCTGAAAGAGAGGGCACCGCGTGCAGGTTTATTTAAGAATCGCAGGAAGGTAAGgctggaagaggaagagagctAGGGCACAGACTCCGCAGAGTCCCACCAAGGGGCAGGTCGCGGGAGGCAGAAGGTGCGGCACTTGTTCTTGGGAAAGCTGAAGGGCTTGGGAGGGAGCCGCTGGGTCTTTTGCTTCCACTGAGGTCCCGGAGAGCTTCGAGAAAACAGCCAGAAGCAGAGCCGGGCCCTTCGGCACACGCAGACGCGCACAAAATGACCCGGGcacagaaggggaaactgagccAGGCAGAGTGGGCTGCAGCCCGGAGCCCACCAGCGCCAGTTGCAGGGCTTGCAGCgggccagcagagggcgcgcCGCCCCCAGGGAGCCGAGCGGCGGCCGCGCGGAGCCGGGCGGGCGAGGGGAGCCGCAGGCGAGCCGGACGCGCCCCTGCGGCTGGGCCACTCAGGGTGCAGGACCCggccaaggaggaggaggaggaggaagaggagggtgagGAGCGAACCCCCGTCGTGGGCCCGGGGGGCAGACGGGCAGGAGTGCTTCCTGGGAATTACATCACGCTGCGCAACGCTGCGGCTCTCGGACTCCCGGGCGCAGtgtggagggagggggcggggagggggacccTGTGCGCGCGTGTATTGGGGGAGGGGACCCAGCCCGAGCCCTGGAGAGAAGCAGGCGAGACGCGCCCGGGGGAAACGCTCCGTGCACATGGAGAAATTTCTTGCTCCGAACTGCACGGAGAATCGAGCTGCCGGCACCTCTCCGCTGCTCCCTTCCCAGTGCAAAGCACCCAGCTAGTGAGGAGcaagccccctgccccagctccacTGCGAGCACCCCCCAGAACCGGCCCTGCACCCTCCAAGCCGGCTCCAGCGCCTCAGCGAGCTTTCCCCAGGACTGGCCCTGGCGGGGCGCCTAGAGCCCCAGTTGCATTGCTccaggagaaaggaggggggCGGTGCATTttgcaggaggaggagaaggggggtgggtggtgggggagagagaaaattgCGCGGAGACCTGCCAagcgccaccgccgccgccgccgccgccaccgccgccgctgccgccgccgccgccgccgccgccgccgccgccgcctgggaGCTCCGGCGGGCAGCCGGGCTGTCGGCTTCCCGGGGCATCTGGGTCCGGCGGGGCACAGCCCTGGGCGCTGccgaagccgccgccgccgcctccgcggcGAGTGCAGGCGGCTACCCCCCGAGCCTGTGCCGCTCCGGCTCCTCGGGGGTggaggagtggggggtggggttgttgtttggggggaaggagggggagggggcaacGCCGAGAGAGTCAGTGGTTTCCATGGTGATGGAGCTGAAAGTGCAGGAAATTTAAAGGCTTGGACCCTGCGAGACAGACAAACCGGTGCCAACGTGCgcggacgccgccgccgccgccgccgctggagTCCGCCGGGCAGAGCCGGCCGCGGAGCCACGAGCAGGCGGAGGGAAGTGCCCCAGGAGCCGCTCGGCCCGCGGCGCTGCACACAGCGGCCCGGCGAGGAGCAGCGAGCGGAGCAGCGggagcagcaggagcaggagcagcaggagcagcaggagcagcggcaggaggaggaggaggaggaggaggaggggagagcggCTCGTCCACGCGCCCTGCGCCGCCGCCGGCCgggccaggcagccaggagccGGCGCCCCCCGAGCCCCGCGGCCGCCCTGGAGTCCTTTCGGATgccccgccgcggccggcgtcCCGAGTAGAGCGCCGAGAGGAGTTGCGGCCAACTTGCGTGCCTGTTCTCCGCCCCGGCGGGAGCCGGCGCTGCgcgaagagctctctctccccgcGGCTCATGCTGCCCGCCCTGCGCCTGCCCAGCCTCGGGTGAGCCGCCTCCGGAGAGACGGGGGAGCGCGGCGGCGGCGCCGCGGGCTCGGCGTGCTCTCCTCCGGGGACGCGGGACGAAGCAGCGGCCCCGGGCGCGCGCCGGAGGCATGGAGCGCTGCCCCAGCCTGGGGGTCACCCTCTACGCCCTGGTGGTGGTCCTGGGGCTGCGGGCGGCACCGGCCGGCGGCCAGCACTACCTCCACATCCGCCCGGCTCCCAGCGACAACCTGCCCCTGGTGGACCTCATCGAACACCCGGACCCTATCTTTGACCCCAAGGAGAAGGATCTGAACGAGACGCTGCTGCGCTCGCTGCTCGGGGGCCACTACGACCCGGGCTTCATGGCCACCTCGCCCCCCGAGGACCGGCCCGGCGCGGGCGGCGGGACGACGGGGGGCGCCGAGGACCTGGCCGAGCTGGACCAGCTGCTGCGGCAGCGGCCGTCGGGGGCCATGCCGAGCGAGATCAAAGGGCTGGAGTTCTCCGAGGGCTTGGCCCAGGGCAAGAAGCAGCGGCTCAGCAAGAAGCTGCGGAGGAAGTTACAGATGTGGCTGTGGTCGCAGACCTTCTGCCCTGTGCTGTACGCCTGGAACGACCTGGGCAGCCGCTTCTGGCCGCGCTACGTGAAGGTGGGCAGCTGCTTCAGCAAGCGCTCGTGCTCCGTGCCGGAGGGCATGGTGTGCAAACCTTCCAAGTCGGTGCACCTCACCGTGCTGCGGTGGCGCTGTCAGCGGCGCgcgggccagcgctgcggctggATCCCCATCCAGTACCCCATCATCTCCGAGTGCAAGTGCTCGTGCTAGAACTCGGGGGCCCCCTGCCCCGCACCGGGACACTTGGTCGAGAGCCCCGCCGACGCCCCCCTACGCCGCCCCCAACCAGTTCCACCACCCTCTAGCGAGGggtttttcaatgaacttttttttttttttttttttggctacagAGACCTAGCTTTCTGGTTCATGTAATGCACTGTTTAACTGTGTAggaatgtatatgtgtgtatatacggTCCcagttttaatttacttattaaaaGGTCAGTATTATACGTTAAAAGTTACCGGcttctactgtatttttaaaaaaaaagttaagcaaaaggaaaaaaaaaaagaacagagaaaagagaCTTATTCTGGTTGTTGCTGACAATGTTAACCTGCTATTTATATTCCAGTGCCCTTCGCATGGCGAAGCAGGGgggaaaagttatttttttttttcttaaagtacaAAGAGAGGGGAGAACTTTTGtagaaggactttttaaaagctattttccaTTCTTCGGAAAGTGTGTTGGTTTTCCTTGGACCTCGGAGAAGCTATAGAGTTCAATGTTATTTTACAGTTATTGTAAATATAGAGAACAAATGGAATGACTAATCATTGTAAATTAAGAGTATCTGCTATTTATTCTTTATAATATCCCGTGTAGTAAATGAGAAAGAAGTGCAGAGCAGGATTAAAGAAAACCACTAAAACCGACTGCGCTCCGCACTGCGATTCTCTGTGTTGGTGATTGATGGGGGGtgcgggcggcgggggcgggagggggctgcCGCGGTGCCCACCACGCCGGTTGGGAGAAGGGGTGCATCCCCTCCCCTGCTTACGACGGAGGTGACGGCTGAGTGTTTCAATGGGGAGGGGGCGCCTTATTCTCAAACCCCTCTTAAATATCACGTGGCCTCCGCCCTGTCTCCCAGCTTTTTTCCCCTATGTCACCAAAGCTCAGGGCCGATGCGACCTCGACACCCAGCCGGCCCCCTGGAGCTGACCCCAGGCTgggctgcggggcggggggagggtggGCGGCCGCTTTGTCCTGCCTGACAGGCCCTTCACAATGGGGACACGTGTCTTTCACACCTACCCTGGGGGCGGAGTGCCGCTGAAACTTGACCCCCGAGGaatgggggggaggagggagatcaGAGCGCGCCCACCCAGATCCCGCCACCCCTCCCGCCGGCatcccccccatacacacacctcAATATCCAGCCCATGTTAACCCTTTGCACACCCGGAAGCTACAGTGGTTGGAGCTCAGAGGATTTCTGAGAATCCACAACATCCACAGCCTCCGGGATTCTGCAGGTCTGAGCCCCCCCGGAATTCCGGGGCCCTCGGGCCGGAGTTACGGGGGCGGGGAGGAATAACCGGGGAGATTTGACACTCAACGTCCTCCTCCCCCTGGGACCTAAGCAGGACCCTGAGGTCCAGGGTTTTCAGATTTGGGTAAGACTCGCCACTTGTGGGATCTGCTAGTAGGAAGGGGTACGCCTCcccgccaccaccaccccccccccccagctccggACGCCCACTGCactgggggggcggggcgggagagCTCAGAATACGGATCTCAGAGCTCTAGGATTAGAACCGGGTCGAGGGCGCGTTGCCCCCCTCGAGGGAACGTGCGAAACGtcacccccgccccaccctcgaGCCCGCCAGCTTCTGGGGGACCCGCGCCGGGGTTCCCGCGGGCGTCCCTCGGCCGCGGTCCCCGGGGGCTGCCCCGCGCGCCACTCCACGTGGGCCCGCTTGCTGACACCGCTCCGCGCTCGCTTTATTTATCTTGGACCGCGGAGTCGCGCGCCGCCACCCTGCCACCTCCTCGCGCCGCCCGCCCGgcggcccgcccccgcccggccagGCCCGCGTCCCGGCGAATCTATGCTAATTCTTTCAGACCTGCGCCGGGTCCCCCGCGCAGCCGcgcgcccgccgccccgcccgccgcagcctcggtggctcctggtttcaatagCCGGGCCCGGGAGCCGGAGCCCCCTCCCCGGCGCTGCCTCCGCCGGCCGTGGGACAGACGTCAGGGTATTCATTAACTGCGAGCCGAGGAATAACGGCATTATTTGCCCCGGAGAGGGCACCCTGCCCCCCGCGACTATCTGAGGCTTCATTGTAAACGGATTAAAAGTTAAAGACCTCCATCTTATGATTCTTTCATTTAATCTTCCTGGCGCCTGGGAGACATGCTCGATGGATGAtggcttttaaaatattcctGATGTCGGCTACCTTAAGACTCCGAGCCGGGCAAACAAACGTAATTTATTTCCAGAAGAAAGGGGATATTGAGATGTTTTAAGTTTATGAACCGCCGTCCCCGTGTCTATCTGTGAAGTTCTGACAAATACCCAAATAACGTTAAAATCGGCCATTCATCACTTATGAATTTATGCAAAACTTTCTGTGCCCCgggccaatatatatatatatatatatatatatatatatatatattttagagctCCACTGGCGAGGGGCGGAGGGGGTGAGgagtggggaagaggagggggctcccgggtggggtgcggggcggggggagccgaAAGCAAGAATTTTCATGCCTGGTAAACACGCGAATTATGCGAAGAGAGTTACTCCCAGCTGggcgggcagccaggactcggagaGCGCGCCGGGgccagcgcccccgcccccacgtcGGCAATGTCATTGGATTACAATGCGAGGTCTTCCCTCCGCGACGCCCCCTCCTCGCTGCGCGGGCCCGCCCGCCAgcgcccctcctccccgcccctgcctgcTGGAAAACCCGCTCGCAGCCGGCGAGCGTCTCGGCTTTCAGAGCGGGAGCCAGGGCGAGCTGGGAGGACCCAGGCTACAGACGTGCCCCGCAGTGGACGGACAGACGGCCGCATGGACAGCCCCCTCAAGGCAGGCCCCACGCCGCATCGGGGCGCACAGAGGACCCAGCAGGACCTGGGCTGTCCCAGAccgaagagaaggaaggaggtgcCGGTCCCCGAGCGCGGTGTCTCCATTATTACTACTGTGGGTAATACTAATAATAGCATCGACGCCGAAAAGGAGGAGAGCGGGCTGGGCAAAGAGGCAAGAAAAATTGACCTCTGCGGTGGCCTACAGCCTATCTCCTGAAAGGAACACAATTGATCTGGTGTCCAGTAGCTTGGACAGCCTGTGTGAATATGCAGCTGCCAGGGCACGGGGGAcagccagcacccccaccccaagatCGAGAGTTACAACTAGTGCAGATAGGTGCACATCAACTTTCCCAGACCCTAGAAGGGAATGCCAAGGTCTCCACCACCCCATGCCTCCCGCAGTGATTGTAAGAATTCACTCATCAACCTTCTATTTGCAACTCTTGCCTTcatgccttcctcccaccctttcAACACactcattctcattcattctctctctttctgcacacacacacacagacacacagaagcaAACTGAGGCCAAGTGCCCCAGGAAAGCCAGCCCTCTCCACGGAGGGCCTTCTGGCCCCAGAGCCTGGGAAGAGGATCGGGTTCCCTGTTGAGATGGAGAAGGCCAGGGGTCCATTATCAGTCTTGCTTCTGAGACTCCTGGGAAAGGGGGTTGAAGTTTGGTGGCagctgcaggaggaagctggctGCGTATTAAGAGCTCTTAGCTGTGCTCGTTGGGGACAGCAGGGGGAGGGCCCAGCCCGTATTGGTATTTGGAAGGGGTGATTCATCCTTTTTCTTTAATGCTCTTGGAATGTCAGAGCTGGAGGGGAGCTTAGATTCCAGTGCCCACCACTCAATTTACCGATGAGAAGACAGACTTCCACTGCCGCTTGTTGAAGATCTCATGATGGAAGCAGTTGGAGTGGGCTAGGTGGTCTCCTGCCTTTGTGCCTCTTCACTGTTCTCTCTTTGTTCTGtctctttcctttgtgttttgttttgttttgtttttgtaactgCTGGGAGAGAGTTCACCCCAAAGTTGACATAATAGCCACTGACCATTGGCAAGCACATCAACCATTCTGTTGTTCCTCTTCAGAAGGTGTTTATTCATGGTTTGTGATGTGCCCAACACGGTGCTAAACCCTTTATACACATTCTAAGGCCTCTACATTTCCAAATAATAAAGAAACTGGAGCTCAGAGAGTGCAAGCATCTTGCCCAGAGCCACATAGTAAGTGGCACAGTTATAGTTTCAACCCAGAGCTGATGCCAAAGCTTGTGTTTCTTCCAAATGCTCCTTCTTGAAAGAACTGGAAGATCTGGCTTGGGAGACAGTGCATACCACACTGTGTGCTGCTGAGGCTCTGTAGTGGCTCCTGCTTGGGAAGCCACACAAAACATCTGTGTGTACCCTGAAATGagcctccacctcccctcccccaccatacACACACCAGGAGGTTATGGTGTGACACGAGGAGGTAAGAAATGAATAACAGAGTAAATGATGGAAGAGAAGTGAAAGCATCCAACGAACCTGGGCCAGCAAGAGGAGGGCTCACCGTTGCAATGGGCAGCCAGAGAAGCCTCTTAGGAGCAAGCTGAATGTGGACCCACTGAAGTGAGGAAGCGGGAGGAAAGGGCGTTGGAAGGAGAAAACAGAATAT from Lepus europaeus isolate LE1 chromosome 18, mLepTim1.pri, whole genome shotgun sequence encodes the following:
- the NOG gene encoding noggin, which gives rise to MERCPSLGVTLYALVVVLGLRAAPAGGQHYLHIRPAPSDNLPLVDLIEHPDPIFDPKEKDLNETLLRSLLGGHYDPGFMATSPPEDRPGAGGGTTGGAEDLAELDQLLRQRPSGAMPSEIKGLEFSEGLAQGKKQRLSKKLRRKLQMWLWSQTFCPVLYAWNDLGSRFWPRYVKVGSCFSKRSCSVPEGMVCKPSKSVHLTVLRWRCQRRAGQRCGWIPIQYPIISECKCSC